ATCTTTCACTCCTGCTGAATCATCATGTTTCTGAAGACTGGACGTATATACCCTTTGTCTATACTGTGAACATATAGAAAACCTAACAAATGTTAatagacatttttaaaaattacaacACTTTAATCTCATTCTCTACAATTGTTCTCTTAAATAACCGTACCAGGTTTGATGTGTGAATATTCAAAAGCATGCTGTCCTCTCAGCTTTCATATTCAGACTGCATTCATTTAAAGACCTTGAATTCTGCAGGGCTGcttcatttgaagtcacagaATGTTCAATCAATTTTCCTTTAAATCAAGGCTGCATTCTGGATCAGTCAAAGCACTTACATCACTTTTTTGTTTCAAATAGCTGTAGCCTATAAaccttatttgtgttttaaagtaatCGTATAGGAGGCACTCTTCgggtttatttaatattaattgacAAAGAACATCATCAGAAATACCAACACAAAGCTGCGGAGAAGAAGGATGTCTATAACCAACCCTCAATAACCGTTATAAAATCTCTGCAAACAGCAAAGATGATTTCTCACACTTTTCAAATGCTCATGCATGGAAATTTTAATTGTTAGGTACATCAGGATAAGAAAACACATCATTTTAATGCAATGCTTTCCATTTAGAAAGACAaagtaaataattatttattttttataaatgtgtaaaaattaCAAGCATAATAAAGACACagagtaaaataaatatttattgtatTATTACATATTATATTAAGTTAAAATGCAGTTATGTCCAAAAGACAGAGACTATATTGAAAATCTaataaaaaacttaaaacatGCTGTGATTTAAACTTTTGGAGTTTATGCATTCTGACATCTGGGGAAACAGACAAAATTGCGTAATTCACTAATtcgtttattaaattaaattgggAGCCCAAATGACATTTAAATACTAACATACTTAGCAATGTCATGAAACTTTAAGTGCCCTATAAACAGTTTATATTCATAAGCATATGGTCTCTTTCAATCTAATCTGTGGTCGTGCGAATCAATACGAATTAGctacctcgtaaaatacgtacgaattgccatgtCATGCTTTTAATGAAAGTTTTTATAAAGAAGCCTACATTTCCGATACAACTTCTCATTCAGAAATGAAACTTTGACTTCCAGGCAGCTTGAGTATTTTGTagatgcaaaaaatgactttcttacttatcTTGTTTTCATTACAAATACCTAAATATTCTTAACTTAattcaagatgcattttctagtGAAGTCTAGAAGATGCATGAAGTCTAGTATTTagacaaaaaacataaaacttaagtgaatttttgcttaaaacaagcaaaaaatctgccaaaaaaaatctttaaagaaATTGTCTTACATTGGCAGatttctttgcttgttttaagcacacattttgtcttaaaactattttcttaggtcattttgctcatcaaggaaATAAATTTTGATTTAGGaaatttttgatatttgtactgaaaacaagacataaatactaagtaaaaaagtcattttttgcagtgtacatctTCTGATGTCTGAGCAGCACGAGTAGATGAGCTGTGTTGCTGTACTTTAGAGACAGATTTGCTAACTGAAGATGAAGATCTTTCGGTGAGACTTAAAACCGACGAAATCTTTTCTCTGTAACTCCTTCTGATCTTTTTGGCCGATCTGTACAAGTTTCCGACAAAGCAGTAACAGAGAGGATTGATGGATGAGTTGGTGAGACCAAGCCATTGCGCAAACGGTCTGCCCCGAAGAATCCAACGATGACCAGCATCGTCGTTTCCATCTGGAAAGCTGGAGTCGATCCAGATGTCTACAACATACAGTGGCAGCCAGGAAAACGTGAAAAGGAGAACAAGCGCACAAACCATCTTGGTGATTCTCCTGCGAGTCTTCGTGCGCGATACCGAACGCGTGAGCGCGAGCGCGTTGGACTCTGCTGGTGCTGATGTTGTGTCACTTCTGCTTAATTTCCAACCGGTCAGGAAACAGATGACCAGGTTAAAAACCACAGGCAATGCGTACAACGAGCAGAAGAGTAAAAAGTTATAACCTTGGCGCAGTTTGACTTTGGACCAGTTCTCCACGCACACGGTCACCGCGTGCATGCCGTCCAGTATGGAAAGCGTCTTGGTTGCGTTCATGAAAACCAACGGCAAACACAGTGCGGATGACACAATCCACACCATCGATATCATGCATGTCATTTTCCTGCCCGTAAAGAAAGACCTGGCGTGCAGTGGACTGTGGACACTGTAATATCTGTTCAGACTGATCACAGCCAGATTCAATACACTGGCGGAGACGGATGCAGCCTGAACGAACGGCACGGCTCGGCACAGAAAGTCTCCAAACACCCAGGCGTTATACACCTGATGTCCTAAATTCACTGGCATACAGACACACACCACCATCATATCACACACCGCCAGATTGATCAGCAATCTCCTGGTGGCTGAAGCTCCCGACAAGCGATTCCTCCTGCGCGTCAGCACCAACAGAGCCAGAATATTTCCCACCAGTCCGGTTAGGAAAGAGATTACGTACATCACCATTAAAACTATGGTGTCCGGTTCATGTCCCGCAAAAAGAAAGTCGATGGAGAAAGGCGTCAGGTCATTAAAGGTCCAGTTGTTATGGAGGTGTTCACGCAAGGAAAAGTTGTTGGGGAAAAGGGATCCAAATGTGCTGTAAATGCTGGAAGTGCTCATGTTTTCTTTGTGTGCTATTTCGTCTAAGCAACCTTCTTAAATAAAAGACCCCCCCCCAAGGAAATTTGTCTGATGATGATTCATTGAATGAAAAGAAGAATCTACTGTATGTCTAGTGAAATGTCTGATTGAATACACTAATATGCAACGTTTCCATGTTGCTATACAAACAGTCATCAGTTGTATAAATGAACAAAAATCCTTATTTATTAATGATACATTTGATTAAGAATGATATATTGGTTATCAAGACCCATTGCTGTTAAATGTCATATGGTGTCTGTCATATGGTGTCTGGTATAGACATTGCAGTTTCATCCCTCAGTAATAATTTACTGGATAAAATATTAAGGAATTGGAAatattagttttatttatttctttataaatttctttgttctttcTTGAAATATTGTTTAATTCTTAATCATTTAACTGTATTTTCTGTCCTCAAATTAACTTTTCGTACTCTTATGTTTTCatttccctttaaataaaatttagcCATTATACTACATTATGATCCAGTATGATAATTATTGGTGTGAAAACAATACACGATTTCCACCATCGCTCCTTCTGTTGGAAACCACAGGCTTTGCTCCCCAGACCCTCAGGACTAGAGGTCTACCCAacgtgcataaataaaaaaaaatgtaaagaccTGACCCGAGACAAACCTGAGAAAATTAGACCAGAGTTTGACCCAAAacagtggcaatttttttttacatcgaCTGTACCTGAATGTAAACAGGaccaatgtgtgtgtgtgtgtgtgtgtgtgtgtgtgtgtgtgtgtgtgtgtgtgtgtgtgtgtgtggtggcctcgcaccacagccttccgagcctaagtgaaccgcgctccggcccacctctgcaacctggccgcggcgcgattaaccaatccgcgcccgagcacggaacagagcgatcacactagtcaaacaaaccaggctttgggggtcaaacgcgctcgagcgcggtttggtttggatagtgtgagtgcgccctaataTTATACCCAACCCGTGTCCAAGGCACACGTGAACCCTTTTAAACCTCAAGTTTTCAGATGTAAGTGGAACCATGAAAACCTCTAATCAGAACTTCATTCCCCATAATTCCTTGTACTAAGACTTATTCATGCCCCACTTGT
The Paramisgurnus dabryanus chromosome 1, PD_genome_1.1, whole genome shotgun sequence genome window above contains:
- the LOC135734462 gene encoding galanin receptor 2a gives rise to the protein MSTSSIYSTFGSLFPNNFSLREHLHNNWTFNDLTPFSIDFLFAGHEPDTIVLMVMYVISFLTGLVGNILALLVLTRRRNRLSGASATRRLLINLAVCDMMVVCVCMPVNLGHQVYNAWVFGDFLCRAVPFVQAASVSASVLNLAVISLNRYYSVHSPLHARSFFTGRKMTCMISMVWIVSSALCLPLVFMNATKTLSILDGMHAVTVCVENWSKVKLRQGYNFLLFCSLYALPVVFNLVICFLTGWKLSRSDTTSAPAESNALALTRSVSRTKTRRRITKMVCALVLLFTFSWLPLYVVDIWIDSSFPDGNDDAGHRWILRGRPFAQWLGLTNSSINPLCYCFVGNLYRSAKKIRRSYREKISSVLSLTERSSSSVSKSVSKVQQHSSSTRAAQTSEDVHCKK